From Hippoglossus stenolepis isolate QCI-W04-F060 chromosome 19, HSTE1.2, whole genome shotgun sequence, the proteins below share one genomic window:
- the LOC118098749 gene encoding dermatan-sulfate epimerase-like protein — protein sequence MYSRMPGNMAVNWVVYSVFLLPLFAVGTAFSGVFNSTDRDIFTDDLLQVKLTQGRASEQWKLQSADSHPNLYFNQVDVLHLRQRSSTTHSHIFKVIRAAVLTMLSNVPFYIPPVKHEEFTSKWNEIYGNNLPPLALYCLLCPEDSAALQFLIKFMDRMAEYPDWKVTSAPNDEVPMAHSLTGFATAYDFIYSQLDERRRDVYLKKIRSETEELYELSKYRGWGKQYLQNHQTTNVLAIMTGAIVVGSHNDPESMIWKQVAVNYMEKTMFLLNHVVDGSLDEGVAYGSYTAKSITQYVFLAQRHFHIDNTQNNWLLGHFWFYYATLLPGFQRTVGIADSNYNWFYGPESQLVFLDTFVMKNGTGNWLAQQIRKHRPKDGPMGQSSAQRWATLHTEYIWFNSHLTLQPPQDFGKARMHIFSNWGVVTYGAGLPNGQGNTFVSFKSGRLGGRAVYDIVHDKPYSWVDGWNSFNPGHEHPDQNSFTFAPNGQVFVSEALYGPKYSYLNNVLVFSPSPTSQCNSPWEGQLGECAKWLRWTDEGVGDARGEVIVASSHGDTLFVSGEAVSAYSSAMRLKSVFRALVLLNSQTLLVLDHVEKWSDSPVTTFSAFFHNLDIDFKYVPFRFMDKYNGAMMDVWDAHYKMFWFDAQGHSPDTRIQEAEQAAEFKKRWTQYVNVTFSMSGTVSRVAYVLHGPYVKVSNCKFVDNGKNGVRVSLTINNTEKVVSIATNYKDIGARLSYLGFGGHGKVEDGDQITRFGLGTQLIPKLISSDNQLFDFGFTVNVIAGVVLFVAIGFLTMQRKFYVCFSRLMRYALLTVLILWIAELLFVSNSCDQLLCGVKWKSAGAKSEVNKQVRLSEQQQLPLPTVVITTLPGSGSEILKHLFYNNSDFVYIRVPTEHVDIPETEFEFDSLVDACEWSRSDAAHGRFKIIQGWLHSLVHNTKLHLQNIQLAEGSRVKQPQRVAPSRDRKKRSRRREPVSELKGRLRASLDRDAEYIREMRRHVAEFPDARVVLNMRSGSWALKLPFIQEVVGPSLRSIYLVRDPRAWIYLMLYNSKPSLYSLKNIPQHLSLIFKDDAVRNGCPSVAPEFKTIQRLLSRSETNPALVLAHLWLAHTAAVLRVSEGLPEESYLQVRFEDVVNFPQETAESIHTFLGVPLTPTALNQLLFTTSTNLYNLMYEGDISPANINMWRQNMPRKDIRLIEDVCGGVMKRLGYTRLAS from the coding sequence ATGTATTCAAGGATGCCGGGCAACATGGCTGTAAACTGGGTTGTGTACTCTGTGTTTCTACTACCCCTGTTCGCAGTGGGGACAGCTTTCTCCGGGGTCTTCAACTCCACCGACAGAGACATCTTCACCGATGACTTGCTGCAGGTCAAGCTCACACAAGGCAGAGCGAGCGAGCAGTGGAAGCTCCAGTCGGCCGACTCCCACCCAAACCTGTACTTTAACCAGGTGGATGTGTTGCACTTGAGGCAGAGGTCCTCCACCACCCACAGTCACATATTCAAAGTCATCCGGGCGGCCGTGCTCACCATGCTGTCCAATGTCCCCTTTTACATACCCCCTGTGAAACACGAGGAGTTTACAAGCAAGTGGAATGAGATTTACGGGAACAACCTGCCTCCCCTGGCTCTCTACTGCCTGTTGTGCCCCGAGGACTCTGCCGCCCTGCAGTTTCTTATCAAGTTTATGGACAGGATGGCCGAGTACCCCGACTGGAAGGTGACCAGTGCCCCCAATGACGAGGTCCCCATGGCACACTCCCTCACTGGGTTCGCCACTGCATATGACTTTATTTACTCCCAGCTGGATGAGCGCAGGAGAGACGTTTACCTCAAGAAAATACGCTCTGAGACCGAGGAGCTGTACGAGCTCTCTAAGTACAGAGGGTGGGGGAAGCAGTATCTCCAGAATCATCAAACTACGAACGTATTAGCCATCATGACTGGTGCAATAGTGGTGGGATCACACAACGACCCAGAGTCAATGATATGGAAACAAGTGGCAGTGAACTACATGGAGAAAACTATGTTTCTCCTAAATCATGTAGTGGATGGCTCTCTGGATGAGGGAGTAGCTTATGGGAGCTACACGGCCAAGTCCATCACACAGTACGTCTTTTTAGCCCAGCGCCACTTCCACATTGACAACACGCAGAACAACTGGCTGCTGGGACACTTCTGGTTTTACTACGCCACGCTGTTGCCGGGCTTCCAGAGGACTGTTGGCATCGCAGACTCTAACTACAACTGGTTTTATGGGCCGGAGAGTCAGCTTGTTTTCCTCGACACATTTGTCATGAAGAACGGAACGGGTAACTGGCTGGCTCAGCAGATTAGAAAGCACCGACCCAAGGATGGTCCCATGGGGCAGTCGTCGGCGCAGCGCTGGGCCACACTTCACACGGAGTACATCTGGTTCAACTCCCACCTCACGCTGCAGCCTCCCCAGGATTTTGGCAAAGCGAGGATGCATATTTTCTCAAACTGGGGTGTGGTTACCTACGGAGCCGGGCTTCCCAACGGCCAGGGTAACACTTTTGTCTCCTTTAAGTCTGGCAGGCTGGGTGGCCGTGCAGTCTATGACATTGTCCACGACAAGCCGTACTCCTGGGTGGACGGCTGGAACAGCTTTAACCCCGGGCACGAGCACCCGGACCAGAACTCTTTCACATTTGCACCTAATGGACAAGTGTTTGTGTCCGAAGCACTTTATGGTCCAAAGTACAGCTACCTGAACAATGTTTTGGTCTTCAGCCCCTCTCCTACCAGCCAGTGTAACAGTCCGTGGGAGGGTCAGCTGGGGGAGTGTGCTAAGTGGCTGCGCTGGACTGATGAAGGTGTGGGTGATGCTAGAGGGGAGGTGATTGTCGCCTCCTCGCACGGGGACACCTTGTTTGTGAGTGGGGAGGCCGTGTCTGCCTACTCCTCTGCCATGAGATTAAAGAGCGTGTTCCGAGCGTTGGTTCTGCTCAACTCACAGACGCTGCTGGTGCTCGACCACGTGGAGAAGTGGAGCGACTCGCCCGTGACGACGTTCAGCGCCTTTTTCCACAATCTGGACATTGACTTCAAATACGTCCCTTTCAGATTTATGGACAAATACAACGGCGCGATGATGGACGTGTGGGACGCGCATTATAAAATGTTCTGGTTCGACGCCCAGGGTCACAGCCCTGACACCAGGATACAGGAGGCAGAGCAGGCGGCCGAGTTTAAAAAGAGGTGGACTCAGTATGTCAACGTCACTTTCTCAATGTCGGGCACGGTCAGCAGAGTAGCTTATGTTTTACACGGGCCATATGTCAAAGTGTCCAACTGTAAATTTGTGGACAATGGAAAAAATGGAGTCAGAGTTTCTTTAACCATAAATAACACAGAGAAGGTGGTTTCCATAGCTACAAACTATAAAGACATAGGGGCCAGGTTGAGTTATTTAGGATTCGGAGGCCACGGTAAAGTTGAGGATGGAGATCAAATCACTCGATTTGGCCTCGGGACTCAACTCATCCCCAAACTAATCAGCAGTGATAATCAGCTGTTTGACTTCGGATTCACAGTCAATGTAATAGCAGGGGTCGTTCTCTTCGTGGCCATAGGGTTTCTGACCATGCAGAGAAAGTTTTACGTGTGCTTCAGCAGGCTGATGCGTTACGCCCTGCTCACTGTGCTCATTCTGTGGATagctgagctgctgtttgtgtctaaCAGCTGCGATCAGCTTCTCTGTGGGGTGAAATGGAAAAGTGCGGGTGCCAAAAGTGAAGTAAACAAACAAGTCAGACTgtccgagcagcagcagctccccctCCCCACTGTCGTCATAACAACCCTCCCCGGGTCGGGATCAGAGATACTGAAGCATCTTTTCTACAACAACTCGGACTTTGTTTACATAAGAGTCCCCACTGAGCACGTTGACATTCCTGAGACTGAGTTTGAGTTCGACTCGCTGGTCGATGCCTGCGAGTGGTCAAGGTCAGACGCAGCACACGGACGGTTTAAGATTATTCAGGGCTGGCTGCATTCGCTGGTCCACAACACCAAGCTGCACTTGCAGAACATTCAGCTGGCGGAGGGCAGCAGGGTCAAACAGCCCCAGAGAGTCGCCCCCTCcagggacagaaagaaaaggtcCAGGCGGAGGGAGCCGGTGTCTGAGCTGAAGGGCAGACTGAGGGCCAGCCTGGACAGAGATGCAGAGTACATCAGGGAGATGAGACGACATGTCGCCGAGTTCCCTGACGCACGGGTGGTCCTCAACATGCGGAGCGGAAGCTGGGCCCTCAAACTGCCTTTCATTCAGGAGGTGGTGGGACCCTCTTTGAGGTCAATCTACTTGGTGCGAGACCCTCGAGCCTGGATTTATCTGATGCTTTACAACAGCAAACCCAGTCTTTATTCCCTGAAAAACATCCCGCAGCACCTTTCCCTGATATTCAAGGATGATGCCGTCAGGAATGGGTGCCCGAGCGTGGCGCCGGAGTTTAAAACAATCCAGAGGCTGCTGTCCCGTTCGGAGACGAACCCGGCCCTCGTACTGGCTCACCTGTGGCTGGCTCACACCGCAGCGGTGCTGAGGGTCAGCGAGGGCCTCCCCGAGGAGTCCTACCTCCAAGTGAGGTTTGAGGACGTGGTCAACTTCCCGCAGGAGACGGCGGAGAGCATACACACATTCCTGGGGGTGCCCCTGACGCCCACAGCCCTCAACCAGCTCCTCTTCACCACCTCCACGAACTTGTACAATCTCATGTATGAAGGAGACATCTCACCAGCCAATATTAACATGTGGAGACAGAACATGCCTCGAAAGGACATCCGGCTAATAGAGGacgtgtgtgggggggtgatgAAGAGGCTGGGTTACACCCGGTTGGCGAGTTaa